Genomic DNA from Pelmatolapia mariae isolate MD_Pm_ZW unplaced genomic scaffold, Pm_UMD_F_2 NODE_ptg000431l+_length_32360_cov_1, whole genome shotgun sequence:
ACATCCgtattcaccatttcttgagataaacagcgtcttaaagtctgaaacagccaaCTAACTAGCTactaactgtagaaaatctgcttataaaacacactgacgtttcagcttgattttctgacaacaaaagtctttctatagaataaaagacaaagtcattcctgtttgtgtaaattACCGTGAAAAGCCCGAAATGCCTACAGCGGTTGAtgaacctttaattaaaaaacaccctgctaggaggagacagagcatgcgcagtgggaccgcaggaagtgtcccttttcggaagactgaaagcgcgtacatgagagtgcatgcgcgcgtgctcgtacgtgcacaagatgtcagtttttaagctcggcaaagggggtgtggggggcaatgcCCCAGGCAAAAACCCTCCCCTGACCCCTGACCCCTtgacccctcacccccccccccaaataggtatcatatatattcttctAACATCCCACACAGGGGGCTAACGGCATTCTGGCCAGACTGGAGCTCTTAGTGGTAAATCCTGTGGTTTATGCATTTATATGAACACATTTAGACCAGAAACACTGGATCTTTCTTAGGCGCAAATAATGATTTTAACTGTGTAAAACTGAACGTCAAAGCTCTTCAGaggtgacaacaacaaacagATCCTGATCTGTTCCACTGCACAGGTGGACTCCAGTCCAGACCTGGTCTACAGATCTGGTCCAGAGTCATGTTGCTATCGGGGCTGTGTGACAGTATATGCTGCTCTTCTTCACTGCAGTCATCACATCACATGGTTCTGtaatcagcacaaacacaaccTTGAACATCATCCACTGGATTTAGAAGATTCACAGCATTTTTATTATGAACTATGTGATTTTGTATCTGTTGTCACTGTTTCAACTCAAAACGTGATCGTTTATTTTCTAGTTTTtggtctttgtttgtttttctgtcccatttggttcctttagccgtcagaattgttgtctgaagaccaacaaggagaCCCATGggatttactttgccaaatAGATCATCAcggccgtattggtccatttgtcgagcttttgttgttattattgattttattttcagttgttacagacgggacaggaCAGAAGCAGCATGGAGGCTGGATCTCCtgcatgcctgcttcatgccctgggggggcgggctatggccctctacaccctgtagcagaccattacatggggaaaccttttgaaagtgcgctgatccacacaggtgtgcacacaggtgtgcactgttcatagacataaactacacctttattGTTATGCTGAGTGAACGGACTCTGTGGCAGAATACACAGAAGTGCAGAAAATGCAGGGAGTGGCTCTTTATTTACTGTGTCAAACTTATTTACACGGGATGGAGATAATACTGATGAATAAACATAAGGAAACCAGGGGAGGAGGCTGACACGCATTCGGAGGGAAAGGGGTTACCCGCGCTCGCAGGGTGGAtctatgagaaaaagaaaaaaaaactttagggGAGATGCCAAACCACTGGTAAGAAACAGCAATAAACATGGGGAGAGTTGGAGAGCTCACTTGTCACACTGGCTGTACAGGCTCGGGCGAGGATTCTCGGGATGTGGGAGAAACGCTGTGATTGATCTCCGTAGTGATCCCGGAAATGTGGCTTCAAAAACAGCTGACAGGTAAGTGGGTGATGGATCCGGCTGAGGATACAGGACAACAGGTAAGCAAACACAATCCAAGACATAGGTTGGCCGCACACCGCGGAGAATTAACAAACACGTCACCACTCGAGGAGGTGGCAATACTCCGACACCAGACGTACTCTGGTTACTTGATATGTGACTATTGTGGTTATATCAGTTTGGtatcagatttcttttttcctaacACATTAAGGATAATATActctctttcctcttttcccAACTGTGGTATAAAGCACAGCTCAGCCTTAGCAAATGTTCAAAGAAAAGTCGTCACTTCCTGATTTCTGTTTCACTGATAAATATTGTCACACTGGGGTTTTTGCAAATGTAGCCACTGTGTGGGCAGCTGGAGTCAGACAACTGAAGCTCCCACAATCAAGACCACAAACAGCTTTCAAAGGAGATTTGAAGCTTTTTCTGTCAGCAAGCTTCATGATTTATGGGACTATAACTGGAACAGAATCTGATCACCAATGGTGAGCTGGCATGGAGTTATTTTTATGACACTTTTATCAAAATGATAAATAAGCATGCCCCCATGCTCAGATTTAGAGTGAAATGCAGAAACAATCCTTGGTTTTCTCCTCAGCTATGCAGTCTCCTTAAAAACAGGGATGCTGCTCAGGCCAGAGAAACTAAATCTGGAGCAGATTGGCTGATTTGTGGCAGCTCGGAAATCGTTCAGCCTCCTTCATTAAAAAGGCCAAATCAGAATCCTGTCCTTCAAAAACTACTAAACATCTGAATGATCCTAAAAAATtctgcaaaataataaaatcttctCACGGTGACATAACCACCAATGAGTTGCAGCCTTTGCTGTAAAGGAGTTCAGGAGTTCACAGATGAAATGTACCTACAAAGAAAGTAGAATTTATTCAAACCAAGCAGGTCAGCAGGGAGTGGATGTGCTGTTGGGTTGTTGGAGGTACAACACACAAGAAGGCcgatgcaggtggatgcagAGAGAGGCCAGGGCCACGTTCAAACCTGAACACGCTGCACAGTGTTTTGTTCCATTTGTTAGGGATGAATGAAATGCTTCCTTGAAAGGATGTGTGCAGTCACCAGTGGGCGTGGAAGCATGTGCGCCCTCATTTGGTGGGTATTGGCGCCTGTCAAGCCTTTGAGTTGCCGAGCAGCTGAATAGGGGAATAATGTTGACGCGCCCGCTGTTCAAAACGTAAGTCAAAGTTCCAGATTAAAAacttctttatttgttatcaaATCCTTCAAATCCAGAAAAACAGTGATCAAAATCAACATTCTAAGCTTGAGCGGTCAGCAAAAGTCGACTTCACCCACTCATTCACAAAAATCCCCTCGGGACGTGAACAGGTGATATAGCGATCACTATTACTGTTACCGACACCACGTGACCCAAAGCTACGCCCATCCACAGCAGTGGGTGTGCAAGAAAAGTCATCCTGTCACACAGCAATGCCTACATCAATCACAGCACTCTGCttaaataagaataataatgtTTAGTGAAGCAGGTGAAGCAAAGGGCTGCTTTTAATAGGCTGGGAGACCCAGGTGTGCTGCTTTAGCTGTGAGCCTCTTATGCTAGCCTCCATCTATAAGCTGGGATCATAGCAGCACTGCAGTCCTTACTAGATCAAGTATTGTTATTTATGCAGGTGACAAACGTTTAAATTCACAGAGTCACAGAATTGAGGCTCGTTTGAAAAGCAGGTGTTTAATGCAGCTGCTCAGAGTTCACACACAGTAGAAGAATCAGACTGGAGTCACATTTCAAAGCACTGGAAAAATACTTAGCAAGTAATAATGAAAACACCACAGACTTAGTCCTGTTTAGTCCTGTGTTTGATATTAATGTGCTGTTCAGAGAGGATCTTACAGTCAAGCCCacaattattcatacccctgccaaattttgacttaaagtttCTTTTGTTCAACCAGCAAGTTCTTTTTTGAccagaaatgacacaggtgACTGGCTACACCTGCACCCTCCACCCTCTGTGACTGGCTACACCTGCACCCTCCACCCTCTGTGACTGGCTACACTCAGCCTCCACCCTCCACCCTCTGTGACTGGCTACACTCGGCCTGCAGCCTCCACCCTCTGTGACTGGCTACACTCGGCCTGCACCCTCCACCTTCTGTGACTGGCTACACTCGGCCTGCACCCTCCACCCTCTGTGACTGGCTACACCTGCAGCCTCCACCCTCTGTGACTGGCTACACTCGGCCTGCACCCTCCACCCTGGCGTCCCACAGGGTTGCGTCCTCATCCTCTACACCCTGGTCACCCATGACTGTGTCGCCTCCAACAAAGACAACATCATTTTGAAGTTCACGGATGACACTGCAGTGATCGGTCGCATCACTGGAGAGGACGACGTGGCTTATAGGAGAGAGGAGGCTGGTCTGGTGTCACGGTGTGAGGACAACAACCTCACCCTCAACACTGATAAGACAAAGGAGATGATAGTGGACacgaggaagaagaagaggcctCACCAGCCGCTGTTTACCCGGGAGCGTGaagtggagagggtgagcagcaGTACCTGGGCGTCCACATCAGTGAGGACCTCACCTGGacactgaacaccacacagctggtcaagaaggctcagcagctgctgtatttcctgaggaggctgaggaaatttggtatgttggccaagatcctcagcaggttctacagctgcactgtggagagcagcctgaccagctgcatcactgcatggtacGGCAGCACTACTGGAAAcgcctgcagagagtgataacaaCTGTGGAGAAGATCATCAGGACCCcgctgccctctctgcagagcagctaccaccacagagtccagaggagagaCACACCTCTGCCCTCCAGACGAAGGTTCAGAAGTGTGAAATCTAGAACATCCAGACTCAACAACTCCATCTTCCCACTGCTATCAGACTCCTGAACAGCTGACCGACCTCAGactgcagtttgcacatcagGTCACTTTGCACACTAAGTTCATTTTGCACATTAAACTCCTTTGTACATCCATTTACATCGACATCTACAGACCACACGTGTCTTCAGTTACTTATTTGTACttatttgcagttatttatctttttatttcattttttaaagttattttttatcctcattttatctttttatttattcttatctTGTTCTTTTAACCCATATCTAACTTGGCATTGTGCACGGTGTGTTTAGATTCAGTTTAAATTCAGGGACATGGAGCCCCTGTTGATCCTccacctaatcacacgagccaaggtgtgaaaacgggtgtgggtcgcaatcagccaaggttttgggTGAACCCATTGTGAGATCTAGCCCCAcgctatcatgtgatttcctgtgatcaaatggcccaggatgtgagtgggcgttaaggcgtccaAGTCcctcttcaagcaacttaaagaagtccagacgcttttctttcaaGCTCCTTCAACAACATCATTCATAGAACAACTTCCAGCTTCTTTTGCTCGGCTACAGTTTGGATGGATTTGCATTTAAAGATGCAACAAGACTAAAATGGTTAGGGtcaggaggtcaaaggtcagagctccTGTGGGTCTGAGGGCGGCCTCACGTTGGAGAAGGATGAAGGAGTCTGACCTGAGCCAGTGTTTGACATGAACACATCAGCACTGCTGTCAGTGAGCCTAACGACAGCCGTTAgcatcatttcagtgtttcagtcataaaaacacttcctgtcactgtggtggttacagtgacatcatgcagtttgtgctttgacctccagagggcgacaaatcagcacagacagagagctccattcaaactttgctgccatcagtaataattcttcaaatataatcatcagtgtttgagcagctatgatatcagggacaatctagacatgtgtgacaatactgaacatgtcacatgactcaccttaaacatcatgtgatccactctcagtctgcactttcattcatgacttcaacaggttgaaatgagctttgaagaaacattcagtgaaataaatctTTCATGGATTCATGTGAGCAGCAGATGAACTTTGTACCAACAACATCTTCAATAACAGAGTCTGAATGAAGCTCAGGTGTTGATGCTGCTCCCTGATTGGACGGTTGgtttcagctctgctctcagtctttactgcacaggtgaaggtagaaagtgtgacTGGATCTATagactggaaacagagaaacatgCTGAACATTTGAAGCTTTGCAGCAGAAATGTTCATGTTACAAATACAGCTGATCTGGGATCAGTGTGTTCACACCTGCAGCTACAACAAGGTTTCATGTCTCCACACGTCAGCATGTGAACTTTACTCTGACTCAGTCTGAGCAGTCAGACGGCATATTTTTACAGTAAACacatcagcacacacagagctaAGCTCCTCCCACCTGTGCTGCGTTTCAGGTGGAGTCCCGCCTccttccaggaagcagctcacctgtgtgtccgtgtttagtgtccaggtgtggagtggagcttgttgttggtgtgaagaaactgtaagtttgctttgtttcctcctttaacagtttgtctttaggaactttactgtttgttcatgtttgagttcttcacacaacaaactgtgtgtgtttgtatttccggtctctccattaaagtcagtgtgtaatgtttcctggctaacatcagctgtgtgcagcttagttcagcacaaatctgccgctccatagttcacggtaacggactcacagctggaccaacGAGGCCGAGTGTGTCCTCACTCTGAGCTACGTTCGTGTTTGCGTACTTGTAGTTTGTACTTTGTGAGTTCACTCAGAGCCCACAGAGCACGCAGCGTACGTGATGACGTCACAGCCCTTTACCTCCTTTACTGTCACTGTGATTAATATTTACACACGAGACACctgacagcatgctaacactaagctaatgctaagctaatgctaagctagccaagaacccagagtgacgTTAAAGCTGAGTAAACACTGACCCCatactagggctgccacaaacgattattttgatagtcgactagtcagatcatcatccattggacgtaaaacgtacagcttatagcaccagcagcatctgcacttatataactatcattagcttccagctttaagtgtttaaggtctGTGCTGATCACAGCAACAAAGAGGAAATGCCTCCAACATGCACatgctccagatgtttgtgctccagatgtttgtgctccagatgtttgtgctccaggtgtctgtgctccagatgtctgtgctccagatgtctgtgctccagatgtttgtgctccagatgtttgtgctcCTGGTGAACAGGCTCACAGTTTCCTCCTTGAAATAAgtgtttatattgttgttatattgttgacccactattgatcatgtgaCTCATCACATGACCAATGGTGAGCGTCTCTTTcctctcaggtttaaatatctgggactctccaccgtttggttttagaactgaagaagcttcttggatgaaacGTCTTCCAGAAACTTAAAGACGTCTCTTTTctctccaagctccttagatcacatgacctggatgactgaaccTACAGACATATTGATCTGGTTTCTAGGTCAcatgacaggtcagaggtcagcgacTGTAACTCAGTGACTCCTGTTAATGTGActcactgagtgtttgtggtttacctctcagactgactgaagatgatgatggaggaagaggaggacagatcagagtctgcagggtccagctgtccgtctgtgaggagtgaccggtCCAAAGGTCATAATCCAGGcttcagtggtgaacctggaccaacgaggtcagagagctgaaCTCCCTGAGTAACAGAAATAATTCTGCTCTGACATTATAATCAGTGTTGATTCTggttgattttctgtgtttgtgagctgagaggaaatgaaaatgagtttgtaacaaaaatcagatttgtccagttttcctgtaaaaagctgaactctaatctaagaggatgttactgacaggaaacagctgcattatctgcagtctgtgtgatcacagctgcttcaatcatgtttgtgtctgcagaggtcagaggtcacagtctgcagggtccagctgtccgtctgtgaggagtgaccggtCCAAAGATGAACCTCCAGGcttcagtggtgaacctggagcaacgaggtcagagagctgtgacgactcctttacatgtttgtgtttcctggataaatctgacctgaaacatcctcagattgttacaaagattcataaaaagaaaacaaagagaaaagatccaaatgttcgacttggtcatttgctgtttgaggacagtgatgctcatatctgtggggaaagtgtgacctgagtgggttcatgtttgtctttaaagagctgctctgattctctttgtgtctgatctgtGAAACAGTCTGAGAGTCACACAGAGACccagcagctaaagcctggatcatactggctgctgttactcCATCAGGACAACACTGGACCACAGTGGTGTTCATGGAAATCAATCAGTGCAACTTTACACTGGATTACCAAAAGTACTGACAcgtctgccttcacacacatgtgaacttgagtgacatcatATTCTGAATCCACACCatttaatatgatgtcagccAAGAGTTCAACATATAACAGcttaaactgttttaaaaaggttttttcACAGGTTTAAAAGTGTTTACGGGAAATTTTAACAGTTCTTTCAGGAGCACATACATGAGGTCAGACACAGCTTTTAGAGGCTAAATTCACATTTTAGTAATGAAAGTggcttcgtgtgtgtgtgtgtgtgtgtgtgtgtgtgtgtgtgtgtgtgtgtgtgtgtgtgtgtgtccatggttcctccacagagtggaccagcagagctcagaggttcccagtggtcagtctgcccagcagcatcaaacacagctggactccatatttatggtctgtacatgtacaacagctactttattattaatattaataataatacatttgtttaTAGCTCCCTTTCACAACACCAAGGACTCTGTGGACTAAAtgagcaaaagaaaacaaactttgaaaTCAGACGGTGCAAATGTGATGACAGGGAAACGTTTTAAACATCGAGGctttaaacaaaaaccaaagtgaAACAGTTTGTAGTTGAGATCAGTGGGAATGAAGCTGAAGAACTGTTTCTACAATAACTTTGAgctcttaaaaagaaaaactagctGAAAGTCTTTCTGCAGTTTATGATTTTTATACATCTGTTTGTGGACAAGTCCAGTTTTACTGTAGAGCCTCTCAAGTTGGTGACAGCAGCCAAAGTTCACGTGTAAACCAGAGCAGCAAATCAGGTCCAAATGTGTTGTTCACAGTGAGTGGGATCATCAGTGTGCTGCTATGTTAACATCCTGCAGCAGGATGTGTTTGGTCAGAGAGTGGATAGATCACTAAGTCATTGTTGAGTTTAGGGGGACGGTAGACAGCTGGAGCAGGTTCAGCTGACACACAGTAGATTAAAGATAACTGAAAGCAGGAGTGAACCTTTAAGACCAGTTGTCTATATGATCAACTCAGTCACCTGAaacaagtttctggcttcgatcatCAACCTGTTGGTAgttcagctctgaacaccagtGAAATGTTTCTCACTGAAATCGCTGCATtcatatgaacagaatcaatgtTTTGGGATGATGGAGTTGTGGAGAATGTCTCAGTTAATCAGATAAAGTTAAACTTACAATTGATGAAGAGATCATTGATGATTGCTCCTTGATCATAAAGAAGTGGGTGTAGACTGAAGTTCAGAGAGGTGGGTCATTCATAaatattctgttccagctgctggaggacaacatcatcacttttgtgaagaacgagctgaagaagatccagaaggctCTGAATCCAAATAAGCCCCAGTGCTTGGAGTTTCAGAGGGAGGATGATgagcagaggagcagcagagaggcatttgtgaagatcacagtggacttcctgaggagaatgaagcaggaggagctggctgagcGTCTGCAGAGACGTAAGAGGATTTATCTAAAGATTTAAGCTGCTGCATAAATGAGACACCTGTGACACCAGTGTGTTCAGTCATTTCTCAGTGGGTCAGAAAATGTCATCAGCATTTTGTAAAATAGGATTGTtgaagttgtatttttattattattattcagaacTTCCAGCTGAAGTTTGTCATCGTAAACTCAAGTCtaagctgaagaagaagttccagtgtgtgtttgagggcatcgctaaagcaggaagcccaacccttctgaatcagatctacacagagctctacatcacagagggagggactgcagaggtcaatgatgaacatgaggtcagacagattgaaacagcatccaggaaaccagacagaccagaaacaaccatcagacaagaagacatctttaaagcctcacctggaagagaccaaccaatcagaacagtgctgacaaagggagtggctggcattgggaaaacagtcttaacacagaaatacagcctggactgggctgaagacaaagccaaccaggacatccagttcatatttccattcactttcagagagctgaatgtgctgaaagaggaaaagttcagcttggtgggacTTGTTCATcgcttctttactgaaaccaaagaagcaggaatctgcagctttgaagacttccaggttgtcttcatctttgatggtctggatgagtgtcgacttcctctggacttccacaaaactacaatcctaactgaccctagaaagtccacctcagtggatgtgctgctgataaacctcatcagggggaaactgcttccctctgctcgcctctggataaccacacgacctgcagcagccaatcagatccctcctgactgtgttggcatggtgacagaggtcagagggttcactgacccacagaaggaggagtacttcaggaagagattcagagatgaggagcaggccagcaggatcatctcccacatcaagaaagctcgaagcctccacatcatgtgccacatcccagtcttctgctggatcactgctacagttctggaggatgtgctggaaaccagagagggaggacagctgccccagaccctgactgagatgtacatccacttcctggtggttcaggccaaagtgaagaaggtcaagtatgatggaggagctgagacggatccacactggagtccagagagcaggaagatgattgggtcactgggaaaactggcttttgatcagctgcagaaaggaaacctgatcttctatgaatcagacctgacagagtgtggcatcgatatcagagcagcctcagtgtactcaggagtgttcacacagatctttaaagaggagagaggactgtaccaggacaaggtgttctgctttgttcatctcagtgttcaggagtttctggctgctcttcatgtccatctgaccttcatcaactctggactcaatctgctggaagaacaacaacaaacctcCCAGAAGTCTGAAACAGGAGAATCTGCAGAGAAACACttctaccagagtgctgtgaacaaggccttacagagtccaaatggacacctggacttgttcctccgcttcctcctgggtctttcactgcagaccaatcagactctcctacgagCCCTGATGTCACAGACAGGAAGTATCTCAGGAATCACTCTAGcaacagtccagtacatcaaggagaagctccgtaagaatctgtctgcagagaaaagcatcaatctgatccactgtctgaatgaactgaatgatcgttctctagtggaggagatccaacagcaCAGGActtcaggaagtctctccacaggtaaactgtctcctgctcagtgctcagctctgaccttcatcttactgtcatcagaagaagatctggatgtgtttgacttcaagaaatactctgcttcagaggaggctcttctgagaatgctgccagtggtcaaagcctccaacaaagctctgtaagtaaacATGTTGTCATCGCTTCATTGTTAAAATCATGGGAAATAAATCAGAAATGCTGAGTTCAAAGAGCActgtaacattttttaaatagtaaATGAAATGATCATCAGTCACTCAGTAAATATCTGGTAGTTTTAATGTTTCACTCCAGCATTTCTAAAACACACTTTGTTCTGTAACTCTTATCAAAGCACAATCCAGACCCAGCCTATAAGAAGCTCTGATGCTTCAGCCCCTCTGACAGGTTTATGATCCTCAGCTTGTTCACTTGTCTCCAACTCCAGGAGTTTGGTTGTTTTATTCTAAAGCACAAACTTCACCTGCCAGACTTCACCTACATCTTTTTCTGATGTTCGTAATTTAAGTTCAAGTTTGCATCTCACTTTCAGTGCACACTCTccctttttaaatataaatctcTGCTGTCATGTTTTCATCCCGTATGGAGGGAGAACTTCGGTCTTCATTACTGAAATTGCCTCTAAGGTCGTGTTTCTTGTCAGTAACCAGTAACTGTAAGGCTTCCATAACCAGTGTTCCCACAGAATTACTCTCTACagtttcctcccactgtccacagACATGCAGTTAGGTTACCTGGTGATCTAAACTTCATGCAGGTGTAGTGAgagtggttgtctgtccctctgTGGGCTTACTGGGAGAGACTGGATGGAtctctgctttgtctttgataTATCCTGACAGCAAACATTCTCCATGAAGTCTGTTTCAGCTCATCTCCTTTATACGcacctttaacaggaagagttTTATACAGCTAGTGTTTAAAATCCAGTGTTCCTCACAATACACAGGTAATGAGCATAATGATTATTGAATTACTAAAATTTTCTAAAATAATTGCTTTAGTTAATATTGTATGATAGTGTACACaga
This window encodes:
- the LOC134623142 gene encoding NLR family CARD domain-containing protein 3-like isoform X2, whose translation is MMMEEEEDRSESAGSSCPSVRSDRSKGHNPGFSGEPGPTRVDQQSSEVPSGQSAQQHQTQLDSIFMLLEDNIITFVKNELKKIQKALNPNKPQCLEFQREDDEQRSSREAFVKITVDFLRRMKQEELAERLQRQLPAEVCHRKLKSKLKKKFQCVFEGIAKAGSPTLLNQIYTELYITEGGTAEVNDEHEVRQIETASRKPDRPETTIRQEDIFKASPGRDQPIRTVLTKGVAGIGKTVLTQKYSLDWAEDKANQDIQFIFPFTFRELNVLKEEKFSLVGLVHRFFTETKEAGICSFEDFQVVFIFDGLDECRLPLDFHKTTILTDPRKSTSVDVLLINLIRGKLLPSARLWITTRPAAANQIPPDCVGMVTEVRGFTDPQKEEYFRKRFRDEEQASRIISHIKKARSLHIMCHIPVFCWITATVLEDVLETREGGQLPQTLTEMYIHFLVVQAKVKKVKYDGGAETDPHWSPESRKMIGSLGKLAFDQLQKGNLIFYESDLTECGIDIRAASVYSGVFTQIFKEERGLYQDKVFCFVHLSVQEFLAALHVHLTFINSGLNLLEEQQQTSQKSETGESAEKHFYQSAVNKALQSPNGHLDLFLRFLLGLSLQTNQTLLRALMSQTGSISGITLATVQYIKEKLRKNLSAEKSINLIHCLNELNDRSLVEEIQQHRTSGSLSTGKLSPAQCSALTFILLSSEEDLDVFDFKKYSASEEALLRMLPVVKASNKALLSSCNISEEGCEVLLSAVSSQSCSLRELDLSTNSLKASAVKLLSAAVESPHAKLNVLRLNICELSEGNCEALSSVLSSQSSSLTELDLSIRKLQDSGVKLLSAGLQRLNCKLNNLRLSGCNLSERRCEALCSVLSSQSSSLRELDLSNSDLQDSGVKLLSSGLKSSQCAVETLSLSGCLITEEGCTSLASALSSNPSHLRELDLSYNHPGDSGMKLLSAGLKDPGWRLDTLRAEPAGVRWLRPGLRKYSCQLTIDTNTVNTELQLSDNNRKVTHVWEVQSYPDHPDRFDGRQQLLCRDGLTGRCYWEVEWRGNVYISVSYRSIRRKGGRDCVFGWNDQSWSLYCDYNGPHSVHHNNRVTCISSSSSSSSSVSNRAAVYVDCPAGTLSFYRVSSDTLIHLHTFNTTFTQTLYPGFRVLSRGSSVSLC
- the LOC134623142 gene encoding NLR family CARD domain-containing protein 3-like isoform X1, whose translation is MMMEEEEDRSESAGSSCPSVRSDRSKGHNPGFSGEPGPTRGQRSQSAGSSCPSVRSDRSKDEPPGFSGEPGATRVDQQSSEVPSGQSAQQHQTQLDSIFMLLEDNIITFVKNELKKIQKALNPNKPQCLEFQREDDEQRSSREAFVKITVDFLRRMKQEELAERLQRQLPAEVCHRKLKSKLKKKFQCVFEGIAKAGSPTLLNQIYTELYITEGGTAEVNDEHEVRQIETASRKPDRPETTIRQEDIFKASPGRDQPIRTVLTKGVAGIGKTVLTQKYSLDWAEDKANQDIQFIFPFTFRELNVLKEEKFSLVGLVHRFFTETKEAGICSFEDFQVVFIFDGLDECRLPLDFHKTTILTDPRKSTSVDVLLINLIRGKLLPSARLWITTRPAAANQIPPDCVGMVTEVRGFTDPQKEEYFRKRFRDEEQASRIISHIKKARSLHIMCHIPVFCWITATVLEDVLETREGGQLPQTLTEMYIHFLVVQAKVKKVKYDGGAETDPHWSPESRKMIGSLGKLAFDQLQKGNLIFYESDLTECGIDIRAASVYSGVFTQIFKEERGLYQDKVFCFVHLSVQEFLAALHVHLTFINSGLNLLEEQQQTSQKSETGESAEKHFYQSAVNKALQSPNGHLDLFLRFLLGLSLQTNQTLLRALMSQTGSISGITLATVQYIKEKLRKNLSAEKSINLIHCLNELNDRSLVEEIQQHRTSGSLSTGKLSPAQCSALTFILLSSEEDLDVFDFKKYSASEEALLRMLPVVKASNKALLSSCNISEEGCEVLLSAVSSQSCSLRELDLSTNSLKASAVKLLSAAVESPHAKLNVLRLNICELSEGNCEALSSVLSSQSSSLTELDLSIRKLQDSGVKLLSAGLQRLNCKLNNLRLSGCNLSERRCEALCSVLSSQSSSLRELDLSNSDLQDSGVKLLSSGLKSSQCAVETLSLSGCLITEEGCTSLASALSSNPSHLRELDLSYNHPGDSGMKLLSAGLKDPGWRLDTLRAEPAGVRWLRPGLRKYSCQLTIDTNTVNTELQLSDNNRKVTHVWEVQSYPDHPDRFDGRQQLLCRDGLTGRCYWEVEWRGNVYISVSYRSIRRKGGRDCVFGWNDQSWSLYCDYNGPHSVHHNNRVTCISSSSSSSSSVSNRAAVYVDCPAGTLSFYRVSSDTLIHLHTFNTTFTQTLYPGFRVLSRGSSVSLC